The Acinetobacter sp. WCHA45 DNA window TTTTGCAGAATATGCTGAGCCTGATGCAGATTTCGATGCGCTTGCAAAAGAGCAGGAAAAATTAGAATCAATCATCCATGCTTGGGATGCACATAATCTGAATAATCAGCTTGAAATTGCTGCAGATGCCTTGAACCTGCCTGCATGGGATGCTGACGTGTCTTTGCTTTCAGGTGGTGAGCGTCGTCGTGTGGCATTGTGTCGTTTATTGTTGTCTAAGCCAGACATGCTGCTTCTTGACGAACCAACGAACCATTTAGATGCTGAATCAGTATCTTGGTTAGAGCGTTTCTTGAAAGATTTCCCTGGTACGATCGTTGCGATTACGCATGACCGTTATTTCTTGGATAACGTGGCTGAGTGGATTCTTGAACTTGACCGTGGCATGGGGATTCCTTATCAAGGTAACTACTCTTCTTGGCTGGAACAAAAGAATGCCCGCCTAGAGCAAGAGAACAAACAAGAAGAATCTTTTGCGAAAGCATTGAAAAAAGAACTTGAATGGGTTCGTTCAAATGCCAAAGGCCAGCAGAAGAAAAACAAAGCGCGTATGGAGCGTTTTGAAGAACTTAACTCACGTGAATTCCAACAGCGTAATGAAACTTCTGAAATCTACATTCCACCTGGCCCACGTTTGGGTAACAAAGTTGTAGAAGTTGAAGGCATCAGTAAATCATTCGATGGTCGCTTACTTTACGAAAACTTAACGTTTACTGTACCTCCTACAGCGATTGTGGGTATCGTGGGTCCAAACGGTGCGGGTAAAACCACGCTATTCCGTATGATGACTGGCGAACAGCAACCTGATACAGGTACGGTGACTTTAGGTGAGTCAGTTAAAGTGGCTTATGTGGGTCAGATCCGTGACACCTTGGATAACAACAAAACCGTTTGGGAAGAAGTTTCTGGTGGTTTAGATATCCTCAAAATTGGTGATTACGAAATTGCATCACGTGCTTATATCGGTCGCTTTAACTTTAAAGGTCAAGATCAGCAAAAACGTGTAGGTGAATTGTCTGGTGGTGAGCGTAACCGCTTACAACTTGCCAAGATCTTACAGTTAGGTGCAAACGTTATCTTACTGGATGAGCCATCGAACGACTTGGATATCGAAACTTTACGTGCGCTTGAGGATGCAATTCTTGTATTCCCAGGTACTGTGATGGTGGTATCGCATGACCGTTGGTTCCTTGACCGTATTGCAACGCACATCTTGTCATTTGAGAATGAACAGCCAGAATTCTACACAGGTAACTATGCAGAATACGAAGCATACCGTCAGTCTCGTTTAGGGGATGCAGCAGCAACTAAACGTACAAAGTATAAAAAGATTACAGGTTAATTTCCTGTCTAAAAAAACCAGCTCTCGAGCTGGTTTTTTTATTTTCAGAAATTATAAATACAAATCAAGGATTGTGCGATAAAGCTAAATTTCAGGACGATCTTGTTTTAGTTCGTTTAATGTAATTTTATTACATGTACTTTATTTGCTATAGTGACGCAAATTTTGAACAGTTGGTGTAACGTGCAACGTTCTGCTGTATTTATGACACTCTTGCTGAGTTTGTTCATGTTCCAAAGTTTTTGGAATGTGGCGGCGGCTTTTTGTGCGCATGAACAGCCGACTGAATATCGTACGTTGAATCATTTTGGGCATCATATCCCTGAAAATTTAGATGTTTCTGAAAAACATGCAGTAGTTGCAGATCAAGATGCTTCTGATTTACCCATGCCGTTAAGCTTGCAAGATCATCATGACCATCTGCCATCTTGTTTTCATGTGGTGGTGGCTGAAGTTCAGCAACGTGTAAATGAACCGATGTTGCACAGTCAGGACGTAGAACAAAAATATTACTGGTCCAACTTCTATCAGTCTCCACATCTTTCAGGGCTAAATCCGCCGCCTTTATCAACCCCGCTATAGGTGGGGTAGCCGAAAAATAGCCCACCGCATTCTTATTACTTTGCGGGGCTTTATATGTCTTCTAGTTTAAATCAGCGTATTCATGCAGTTGAGCAGCATACGCGAAAAAATCGTACTCAATTGTCATTGAAGTGGTCAGTGTTGGCACTTGCCTTAAGCACTGCTATTTTGAGTCCATCCATTGCCGCAGAATCTTTACTTGATGCAAATCAGCCTGCAACCAAGGCTGCACAACGTAATCTGAATTTTGAGCAAATCTTGCAGGATGTGAAACAATATCAGGCAGGCACAGGGGTGTGGCAAACGCAGCAAGGAATCGCTGAGGCCAATGTGAAACAAGCCGGGTTATGGTCGAATCCAAGTATTTCTATTCAGCAAACCGACTTTAGGTCAGGCAAAGACAAAGAGTTGGAATTTGGTGTTTCACAAAAATTAGACATTTTTGGTCAACGTCGTGCTGCGGTTAAGCTTGCCGATGTACAAGCATCTCAAGTGGGCCTTAATCAGGAACTCTACAATGCGCAACTTGAGTTAGCAGTTAAATATCTATGGTCGCAAGTCGTGGTGCTAGAGCTGGAACATGATGTGGTTCAGGCACAGTTAAAAACCAGTCAGGACACTTTGGATGCAACTCGCTTAAGACTCAAAGCGGGCAGCATTGCGCAGGTCGATTTAGATCGTACCTTGATGGCGCATATTGAAAATCAACGGTTGTTTCAACAAACCGAACTCTCTTTAGCCACTGCAAAGCGTCAATTGGCAAATCTGTGGGGCAGTACCGATAACCGCTTCTCTACTCAGGCAAGCAATGTCTGGCCACAACAAAATGATTTGCAAGATTATTTGCAGAACAATTTATTTGAGCGTGCTATTCAACTCGATATCGTGCGTCAAAAAGCCAATATCGATTATTTAAAAGTATCCAACCGACCAAATCCAACCGTCAATTTAGGCATGGTGCAAAGTAAAAGCGCAGAAACCAATTCGACCGATAACAAGTTCCGAGTGGGTATCGATATCCCGTTGAATATTTTTAATCGTCAACAGTATTCATTGCGAATTGCCAATGCCAAACAAGATTTACTGGTCAAACAGCAACAGTTTTACAAGCAGCAGAACTTGAATGCGATTCAGACCTTAACAGCAGAGTTGGCGGGATTGAAACAACAGTTCGATCTCGTCAATCAACGACAAATTCCATTGTCTGAAACGGTACAAGAGAAAATGTTGCTCGGTTTCAAAGTCGGTAAATATGCCATTACCGATGTGCAGCAAGCCACCATGCAATTGCAGGATCAACGTTTAAATAAAGTGCAGTTACTCAAGAGTGCATGGCAAAAGCAAATTGATGCAGAAAGTTTAGCACTAGGAATTGAGCTGAGTATGGTGAGTTCAAGTGATGCCTTAAATCAGATTAATCAAACCCTCTGGAAAGATACCAATAACCTTCCCGCTGTAGTAGGAGCAGAATAATGTCGACAAATAAATCTAAAAAGCAGTGGTTCTGGGTCATTCTGGTTATTGCCGTTGGCTTAGTCCTGAGCGCGTTATTATTTTTCACGGGCAAGAACAAAGCCAGCAGTGATGCAGCAGCTGATAGTCATGGCGAAGGTGAGGAAGGACATACAGAAGGTGAGGCTGGGCAGGCGGAAAGTGAGGAAGGTAGCTTAAATCTCAGCCCAAAACAGATGACTGAATATGGGGTTAAGCTGGCTCAGGTTGGTGTGGGTGAAGTCGGACAGCAATTTGCTTACCCAGCAAAACTGGTGACCAATACTGATCAGCAAGCGCATGTTTCAGCAACCTTTGCTGGGCGTGTGGAAAGTGTTAATGCGGTACTTGACCAACAAGTCAAGAAAGGGCAAGTTTTAGCCACTCTATTTATCCCTGATCTGGTAGATCAGCAGGCTAATTTAAGTATTGCACAAGAAGCTTTAACCCTTGCACAGCAAGATTATCAACGTGAAAAACAACTTTGGGAACAAGGGGTTTCTGCACGTCAGGATTATCAACGTGCCTACAATGCCTATCGTCAGGCACAGATTCAGGTACAAGCTGCACGTAGCCGCTTATCTGCCTTGGGCGCATCCAGTGGCAGTCAGGGTCGCTATGTCTTGACTGCACCTTTAAGCGGTGTGGTGAGTCTGAAAGATATTGTGGTGGGAGAGCAAATTACCGCAGATAAGCAGTTATTTGTGATTGATCAGCTGGATCAACTCTGGATTGAGTTTATTTTACCAAGCGTCAATAACATCAATGTCCAACCAGATCAGCAGATCGAGTTTAAGTCGCTGCAAACCAATAATAGCTTTAAAGCACAAATCCAGACTTTGACCACCGCAGCAGATACGCAGACAGGTCGTTTGCAGGTGCGTGCCAAAGTGTTAACCCCAGCCAAAGAACTTCGACCTAATTTGATGGTAAACGTGTTATTAGATGGTACGGACAAGAAGCCTGTGCTTCGTGTTGCCAAAGGGGCGATTCAGCAGATCGAGGGTAAAGCCACGGTTTTTGTCGCTAAGCAAGAGAAAGACCAAATGCATTTCACTCCAACACCTGTACAACTGGGTAATTACTCAAGTGATGGGCAGTGGGTGGAAATCCAATCGGGTCTGACTGAAAAGCAACAATATGTCAGTCAAGGCAGTTTCCTTTTGAAATCTGAGATCGAGAAGGGAGAGGCTGAGCATGGACACTAAAGATAAGTTGCAGCTTCCTCCCGCGGAAGGCCTGTTTGATCGGATTATTCAGTTTTCAATCCGCAATGCGATTTGGGTCATGCTGTTTGTGGTGGCATGGATCGGGGTCGGTATTTATAGCTACCAAAAACTGTCGATTGATGCCGTACCTGACATTACCAACGTGCAGGTGCAGATTAACAGTCAGGCGGGAGGATTCACTGCCCCTGAGGTTGAACAACGCATTACTTATCCGATTGAAAATGCCATGTCGGGTATTCCGAACTTGGAACAAACCCGTTCCATCTCGCGTTACGGCTTGTCCCAAGTCACGGTGATCTTTAAAGATGGTACCGATATCTATTGGGCACGCCAGCTGATTAACCAGCGCTTACAGGAAGCCAAGAGTGCTTTGCCTGATGATATTGATCCACAAATGTCACCGATTTCAACGGGGCTAGGCGAGATCTATCAATGGGTGATCAAGGCTGAACCGAATGCCAAAAAGGCAGATGGTACGCCTTATGAGGCTATGGACCTGCGTGAAATTCAGGACTGGATTGTTCGTCCTCAATTACAACGTGTGCCAGGTGTTGCTGAAATCAATACCATTGGGGGATATAACAAGACCTATGTGGTTTCCCCCGATCTGAAACGTTTGCAACAACTGCAAATTCCCTTAACCGATTTGCAAACTGTACTCACTGAAAATAATGAAAACCGCGGTGCGGGTTTTATTGAAGAAAATGGTCAGCAGCTTACCGTACGTATTCCGGGGATGTTGAAAACCGTACAAGACATTGAGAATGTCACGGTCAGTACCAAGAATGGCTTGCCGATTCGTGTTGCCGATGTTGCAACAGTTTCGATTGGACATGATCTGAGAACAGGTGGTGCCACCTATAACGGTGAAGAAACCGTACTGGGTATCGCGATGATGATGATGGGTGAGAACAGTAAATCCATCGCTCAAGCACTCGACAGCAAAATGCAGGAAATCAAACGTTCATTACCTGAAGGGGTGGTGGTCGAAACAGTATATAACCGCAGTAACTTGGTTGATAAAGCCATTAAGACGGTGGCGAAGAACCTGATTGAAGGCGCAATCTTGGTGATTGTGATCCTGTTTGTGTTCTTAGGTAACTTCCGTGCGGCATTGATTACCGCCTGTATTATTCCCTTATCCATGCTGTTTACCCTGACAGGGATGGCGGAGCAGAAAATCAGTGCCAACCTGATGAGTTTAGGCGCATTGGACTTCGGTATTATCGTCGATGGTGCGGTGGTGATTGTCGAAAACTGTATCCGACGGCTGGCAGAGGCTCAACACCATAAAGGTCGACTCCTGACCCGTTCTGAACGCTTTACCGAAGTCTTCTTGGCGGCAAAACAGGCAAGACGTCCGCTGATTTTTGGACAAATCATCATTATGGTGGTGTATTTGCCAATCTTTGCACTGGCAGGTGTAGAAGCGAAAATGTTCCATCCAATGGCAATGACCGTGGTCTTGGCCTTGATCGGTGCCATTATTTTATCGGTGACTTTCGTCCCTGCTGCGGTGGCATTATTTGTTACCGGTGAGGTCAAAGAGAAAGAAAGCCGTTGGATGGCGGCATTAAAAAGCGGTTATAAATCCTTGCTGGATAAAGCCTATGCTTTCCGCTATGTGGTGGTGGCCGGTGCAGTGACTATTTTGATACTCACCGCTGCGATTGGTTCGCGTGTCGGTAGTGAGTTTGCGCCACAACTGAGTGAAGGTGACTTTGCTTTACAGTTGATGCGTGCACCAAGTACAGGAATTGAAGAATCACTGAAGATTCAGGAAAGTGTTGAGAAGCAATTACTCGCAGAGTTTCCAGAAATCAAGGCGATCTTTGCCCGTACAGGTACGGCCGAAGTGGCAACGGATGTGATGCCCCCTAATATTTCTGATGCAATCGTTTTGTTAAAGCCGCGTGATCAATGGCCAGATAAATCGGAAACCATTGACGAGCTTCGAACCAAAATGTTGGCCTATGTTGAGAAAATTCCAGGCAACAACAGTGAGTTTTCTCAGCCGATTGAATTACGTTTCAACGAACTGATTTCAGGCGTACGTAGTGATATTGGGGTGAAAATTTTTGGTGATGATATGCAGGTTCTGAACCAAGAAGCAGAAAAAGTCGCGCAAACCTTGAGAACGATTACTGGTGCAAGTGAAGTCAAAGTCGAGCAGACTGATGGCTTACCTTTGCTCAATGTCGATATCGATCACGCACTGGCTGCACAATATGGTTTATCGGTGAAATCCATTCAGGATTTGGTTGCTGCCAGTATTGGTGGACAAAGTGTTGGGCAGATTTTACAGGGTGACCGTCGTTTTGATTTTGTGGTGCGTTTGGATGATGGGATGCGTACGCCGCAGCAATTGGCGATGTTACCGATTCAACTACCGAATGGTGGTTTGATCAAACTGCAAGACGTGGCAAAAGTGGAGAATATTTTAGGCTTGGCGCAAGTCAGCCGTGAAAATGGCAAGCGCCGTGTTGTAGTCACCACCAACGTACGCGACCGTGATTTGGGCTCATTTGTGGGTGAAATGCAGCAGAAATTATCTCAGCAAAAATTACCAAGCGGTTATTGGCTTGGTTATGGCGGTCAGTTTGAAAATCTGGCCTCGGCAAAAGCCAGAATGCAGATTGTGGTGCCATTGGCATTGCTGATGATCTTTGTTCTGTTGATGGCGGTGTTTAATAACTTTAAAGAAAGCTTGCTGGTATTTAGTGGCGTGCCATTTGCCCTATCTGGCGGTTTGGTGGCGCTGTGGTTACGCGATATTCCCTTGTCGATGTCAGCAGGTGTTGGTTTTATTGCGCTCTCTGGTGTCGCCGTGCTGAATGGTCTTGTGATGCTGAGTTTTATTAAAGAACTTCGTGAGCAGTTTGATGTGCATAAAGCCACATGGCAGGGAGCAATCTTAAGATTACGTCCTGTATTAATGACGGCTTTTGTTGCTTCGCTTGGCTTTATTCCAATGGCAATTGCGACTGGTACTGGTGCAGAGGTGCAACGTCCTTTAGCAACTGTGGTGATTGGTGGGATTATTTCATCAACTTTACTGACCTTGCTCATTTTACCAATCGTTTATCGTTGGATGAATGAGACGAAATCCAGCAAAAGTCAGGAAAGCACCATTTAATCTATTTATGTTATCTTCTTAGTAAAGCATTTTATTAAGAAGAAACTAAACCAGCTAAAGCATTTCAACTTTGGCTGACTTGTAAAACTCATTGGGTTTTACGCTAATAATGATAAGGAGTCCAACATGAGTGGACATCAAGGGCATGATCATAGTCATGCTGTAGTTACTGAAGGCAACGCAAAAAAATTGACGATTGCGTTGGTGCTGACAACAACATTTTTAATCGTCGAAGTTATTGCGGGTTTAATTACACAAAGTTTGGCATTGCTGTCCGATGCAGCGCATATGTTTACTGATGCGGCAGCACTCGCGATTGCTTTGGCTGCGATTAAAATCGCTAAACGCCCAGCAGATAATAAACGCACATTTGGTTATCAGCGTTTTGAAATCTTGGCGGCGTTATTTAATGCTTCCATGCTATTTTTTGTTGCAATCTATATCCTTTACGAAGCTTATCAACGATTTACACAGCCTCCTGAGATTCAAAGTGTAGGCATGCTTATCGTTGCGTCTTTGGGTCTTGTCATTAATCTTATTTCCATGAAGATTTTGATGTCGAGTGCAGCCGAAAGTTTGAATATGAAAGGCGCTTATTTGGAAGTGTTAAGTGATGCGCTTGGCTCAGTTGGTGTGATCATTGGTGCGGTCATTATTTACTACACCAATTGGTATTGGGTTGATACGATTATTGCCGTTGCAATTGGGTTTTGGGTGTTACCAAGAACTTGGATTTTACTTCGTCAAAGTATCAATATTCTCCTTGAAGGTGTACCTGAAGAAGTGGATATTGAAAAACTGCGTAACGACTTATTGGCGTTACAGGGTGTTGAGAGTATTCATCAACTTAAGGTTTGGGCGATTACCTCAAAGAATATTCATCTGACCGTACATTTATTTGCACCAAATGCTGATCGTAAGCAATTACATCAAGCTGCGACCGAAATGTTGGCACATGAACATGGTATAGCTGAGGTGACATTACAAATTGAAGATGATGCTGAAATGAACTGCCAGCATACGCATCAACATGCCGAACAAGAACATTCACATCAGCATTGAGCTGATGTGAACTTTTCTATTTTTTAAATTAATTCTGCCATTCGTGATTACAATCACGACATTTCCAATGCTTTTGCGCTTGCATAAAGGCTTGCATTGAAATTTTAAAATCAGGAAGATCACGCCAAAATAGAACACCTGCAATTACACACACAGCAAATACAGCAACTGTCGCAATTTGTAAGCCTTGTCCTGCACCATTTCCAAAAATCCACATCCCAATACTAATTAAGACAAGGATCAGTAAAATAAAGATCGCAGGGACTAATAGTACTAAGCTTTTAGGTACATTGGGACGAGGGCTATTTGCACCCTGACTGACAGGCATAATTTTCACGCTTTGACATTTAGGGCAACGGTATTGCATAGATTTATCCTATAGGGTTTTGCTTATTTTAGCGAAAATTGTGAAAAAGCTAAAATCCTACGTTGTTCAAATACATAAACTTACTTATTTTGTACTATCTTTAAAATATTAAGTTGATTCGAGCAATCCATATCGGCCGCAGCTCGTCTAAACCTGTTCGCTAAAATAATATCAGTCATGCTAATTTGTGAACTGAATGTGTTGAATAATGCGCAAGGAATCGCATGTTGCCTACCAAACTTCTAAAATTACGATTAGCTCGCATCGAAAAGGGAGAAGGTCATCTTTCGACCCAAGACAAGCTAATGTTGGTTAGCATGGAGAGTCCTGATTTAAGTGCAAATTTCTTTTTAAGATTGTTTAAAGTCTCGTTACCAAAGCAATGGAAATTCCAGCATGAGACAGATGAAGATATTCTATATACATCACAACTAATCAAATTAATTGAAAACCAATGAAACATATTTAGAAAATGGACGATTAAATTAATTTAAAAGTGTGCAACAAAAAGACGCAAATTGCGCTAAATAGCATGCTAATCTACATAAAAACAGCCAATAAGTTGATAAAACAGATTGTTGCTCATATCAAAATTGAGTTGCTGAGAAAGGGAAGAGGGAGAACATCTTGAATCGACAAGATGACAAAAAGGCAATGTTCGATATTATGCCTGCAGATATAGAATCATCAGATGAAAAACCGTCTTTATCACGTCGGTTAATCAATAAGACATTACAGCACGCACAAGATGCTGTTGAGTTTGCGAGTGATACCTCTCGTAATATTGCAGGTGTTGCAGATGCCGCCTTAGATGCCTTAGATCAAGTTACCCATCACACCAAACGTGGTGTTGAAGGAATGCGAAATACTGTTCGTGGTATGGTATCAGAAACCAGTGAAGCAGCGCGTCAAGTTGCGTTGGCAATGGCACGTGCATCGTTAGGGAAAAGTAGCATCACCTTATATTTGCCTGAAATGCTGCTCAATAATCAAATTCGGAAACGTATGGATCGTTCTGAAATTGATGATATTAAAATTGAATGTGGCAATGATCGCTTTCATATTGAATTAGATGGCCACTATCGCCGTTTCCTGTATCGTCTGTCTTTAGAATTCAATGTTTTAGAATGTCGTATTGGGCAGGAAAAATATTTACGTCTTTGTCAGGTCGATGAGCATCTGGATTTACAAATTCGTCATGGTGGTACTTTAACAAATTGGGCAGCAAGACGTGTTGGTAATATCAGCTTTGAAGTGATTAATTCCTTACCGATCCCATTTTTGATTAATCACCTCATTCGTGATGTGCCAGGGATTCAAAAAGAAGGGCATCGTTTATGGTATATCGACCTTGAAGAAGCGGGTTTTATTGATTTCATTAATAACCGCTCATGGATGGTCGATAAGCTATTAAGCTTGACTGATTTTAGTATTTTGCCAGGACTTAATATTTTGCAAGAGAGTCGCGAATTGGTACAACAATTAGTTGATCAATTTGAGATCCGAGGCTTACGTGTTCAGTCTGGGCGTTTAGAAGTCCAAGTTGGAATTGGAAGTGAGTAAGCAATAAAAAAGCCACTGTCAATGCAGTGGCTTTTTAGAATTTGGCGTCCCTACGGGGATTCGAACCCCGGTTACCGCCGTGAAAGGGCGATGTCCTAGGCCTCTAGACGATAGGGACTTATATGAGGCATACATCTGAAAACAATAATAAATATTGGCGTCCCTACGGGGATTCGAACCCCGGTTACCGCCGTGAAAGGGCGATGTCCTAGGCCTCTAGACGATAGGGACGTTTCAGAGGTGGGCGTATATTAGGGTGAATTGGATAGGGTGTCAAACACTTTTCCAAAGAAAATCTAAAAAAATCTTGTGAGTGTCTAAAAATAAAACATATCGTAGAATAAATAATCAAAATAAAGAAGTTAAAGTAAAATTATCAAGCAAGTTAATTTAAGTTAAATAAAAAATGCAGCCTAAGCTGCATTTTTTATTCATTATCATTTTATTTACGATCACGATAGAAAAGATAGTGACTTAAATAACACGCAGCAATGAATAATAAACATCCGATAAAGCCAGCCTGCATTTCAGGATCGTATGCCATGCTGAGACCTGTAATTAAACAGAAAACAAAACCTAAGATGGGAACGATTGGATAAAGTGGTGCAGCAAATTTTAAATCTTTTGCTGAATGTCCAGCCTTGTACCATTGGCGTCTAAAGTTAAACTGACTCCAACAAATACTCATCCATACGATGACCATGGTAAATGCAGCAACACCTAGTAAATTCTTGAAAATTGTCTCTGGGGCAAAATGCTCAGATAGCAATCCGGGAATTGCGCCAAACATGGTTACCACTAGCGCAATGATAGGCGTACCACTCTTAGACAATTTTGAGAATATGCTTGGCAGTTGGCGTTGATCAGATAAAGACCACATCATGCGAGAAGCCGCATAGAGACCTGAGTTTGCAGCGGATAATAAGGCAGTAATAATCACGAAGCGAATAATATCGTCGGCATATGGAATACCGATGTATTTAAATACTGTTACGAAAGGGCTGCTACTCACTCCATCACCGCCTAGGCCAGTTATATGGAAAGGAAGTAATGCACTAATAACAACAATCGTACCCACAAAGAAAATTAATAGTCGCCAAATTGCTGCATTAATTG harbors:
- the ettA gene encoding energy-dependent translational throttle protein EttA, which codes for MAQYIYTMNRVSKMVPPKREILKDISLSFFPGAKIGVLGLNGAGKSTLLRIMAGVDKDFSGEARAQPGIKIGYLEQEPPLDPTKDVRGNVEDGVREALDALARLDQVFAEYAEPDADFDALAKEQEKLESIIHAWDAHNLNNQLEIAADALNLPAWDADVSLLSGGERRRVALCRLLLSKPDMLLLDEPTNHLDAESVSWLERFLKDFPGTIVAITHDRYFLDNVAEWILELDRGMGIPYQGNYSSWLEQKNARLEQENKQEESFAKALKKELEWVRSNAKGQQKKNKARMERFEELNSREFQQRNETSEIYIPPGPRLGNKVVEVEGISKSFDGRLLYENLTFTVPPTAIVGIVGPNGAGKTTLFRMMTGEQQPDTGTVTLGESVKVAYVGQIRDTLDNNKTVWEEVSGGLDILKIGDYEIASRAYIGRFNFKGQDQQKRVGELSGGERNRLQLAKILQLGANVILLDEPSNDLDIETLRALEDAILVFPGTVMVVSHDRWFLDRIATHILSFENEQPEFYTGNYAEYEAYRQSRLGDAAATKRTKYKKITG
- a CDS encoding efflux RND transporter periplasmic adaptor subunit gives rise to the protein MSTNKSKKQWFWVILVIAVGLVLSALLFFTGKNKASSDAAADSHGEGEEGHTEGEAGQAESEEGSLNLSPKQMTEYGVKLAQVGVGEVGQQFAYPAKLVTNTDQQAHVSATFAGRVESVNAVLDQQVKKGQVLATLFIPDLVDQQANLSIAQEALTLAQQDYQREKQLWEQGVSARQDYQRAYNAYRQAQIQVQAARSRLSALGASSGSQGRYVLTAPLSGVVSLKDIVVGEQITADKQLFVIDQLDQLWIEFILPSVNNINVQPDQQIEFKSLQTNNSFKAQIQTLTTAADTQTGRLQVRAKVLTPAKELRPNLMVNVLLDGTDKKPVLRVAKGAIQQIEGKATVFVAKQEKDQMHFTPTPVQLGNYSSDGQWVEIQSGLTEKQQYVSQGSFLLKSEIEKGEAEHGH
- a CDS encoding cation diffusion facilitator family transporter gives rise to the protein MSGHQGHDHSHAVVTEGNAKKLTIALVLTTTFLIVEVIAGLITQSLALLSDAAHMFTDAAALAIALAAIKIAKRPADNKRTFGYQRFEILAALFNASMLFFVAIYILYEAYQRFTQPPEIQSVGMLIVASLGLVINLISMKILMSSAAESLNMKGAYLEVLSDALGSVGVIIGAVIIYYTNWYWVDTIIAVAIGFWVLPRTWILLRQSINILLEGVPEEVDIEKLRNDLLALQGVESIHQLKVWAITSKNIHLTVHLFAPNADRKQLHQAATEMLAHEHGIAEVTLQIEDDAEMNCQHTHQHAEQEHSHQH
- a CDS encoding efflux RND transporter permease subunit, with protein sequence MDTKDKLQLPPAEGLFDRIIQFSIRNAIWVMLFVVAWIGVGIYSYQKLSIDAVPDITNVQVQINSQAGGFTAPEVEQRITYPIENAMSGIPNLEQTRSISRYGLSQVTVIFKDGTDIYWARQLINQRLQEAKSALPDDIDPQMSPISTGLGEIYQWVIKAEPNAKKADGTPYEAMDLREIQDWIVRPQLQRVPGVAEINTIGGYNKTYVVSPDLKRLQQLQIPLTDLQTVLTENNENRGAGFIEENGQQLTVRIPGMLKTVQDIENVTVSTKNGLPIRVADVATVSIGHDLRTGGATYNGEETVLGIAMMMMGENSKSIAQALDSKMQEIKRSLPEGVVVETVYNRSNLVDKAIKTVAKNLIEGAILVIVILFVFLGNFRAALITACIIPLSMLFTLTGMAEQKISANLMSLGALDFGIIVDGAVVIVENCIRRLAEAQHHKGRLLTRSERFTEVFLAAKQARRPLIFGQIIIMVVYLPIFALAGVEAKMFHPMAMTVVLALIGAIILSVTFVPAAVALFVTGEVKEKESRWMAALKSGYKSLLDKAYAFRYVVVAGAVTILILTAAIGSRVGSEFAPQLSEGDFALQLMRAPSTGIEESLKIQESVEKQLLAEFPEIKAIFARTGTAEVATDVMPPNISDAIVLLKPRDQWPDKSETIDELRTKMLAYVEKIPGNNSEFSQPIELRFNELISGVRSDIGVKIFGDDMQVLNQEAEKVAQTLRTITGASEVKVEQTDGLPLLNVDIDHALAAQYGLSVKSIQDLVAASIGGQSVGQILQGDRRFDFVVRLDDGMRTPQQLAMLPIQLPNGGLIKLQDVAKVENILGLAQVSRENGKRRVVVTTNVRDRDLGSFVGEMQQKLSQQKLPSGYWLGYGGQFENLASAKARMQIVVPLALLMIFVLLMAVFNNFKESLLVFSGVPFALSGGLVALWLRDIPLSMSAGVGFIALSGVAVLNGLVMLSFIKELREQFDVHKATWQGAILRLRPVLMTAFVASLGFIPMAIATGTGAEVQRPLATVVIGGIISSTLLTLLILPIVYRWMNETKSSKSQESTI
- a CDS encoding TolC family protein translates to MSSSLNQRIHAVEQHTRKNRTQLSLKWSVLALALSTAILSPSIAAESLLDANQPATKAAQRNLNFEQILQDVKQYQAGTGVWQTQQGIAEANVKQAGLWSNPSISIQQTDFRSGKDKELEFGVSQKLDIFGQRRAAVKLADVQASQVGLNQELYNAQLELAVKYLWSQVVVLELEHDVVQAQLKTSQDTLDATRLRLKAGSIAQVDLDRTLMAHIENQRLFQQTELSLATAKRQLANLWGSTDNRFSTQASNVWPQQNDLQDYLQNNLFERAIQLDIVRQKANIDYLKVSNRPNPTVNLGMVQSKSAETNSTDNKFRVGIDIPLNIFNRQQYSLRIANAKQDLLVKQQQFYKQQNLNAIQTLTAELAGLKQQFDLVNQRQIPLSETVQEKMLLGFKVGKYAITDVQQATMQLQDQRLNKVQLLKSAWQKQIDAESLALGIELSMVSSSDALNQINQTLWKDTNNLPAVVGAE
- a CDS encoding cation efflux protein, CzcI-like — protein: MQRSAVFMTLLLSLFMFQSFWNVAAAFCAHEQPTEYRTLNHFGHHIPENLDVSEKHAVVADQDASDLPMPLSLQDHHDHLPSCFHVVVAEVQQRVNEPMLHSQDVEQKYYWSNFYQSPHLSGLNPPPLSTPL